The window CACGGTGAGCACGAAGAGCGTGAGGTCCACCACCGGCAGGCCGACCAGCAGCGCGGTGCTCACCCCGCGCAGCCGCAGCAGGTAGCGGGTGGCGAGCCCGAGGGCGAGGAGCACCCAGAAGGCGACCTCGGCCCCGATGACGAGGGTGACGATCATGGTGACTCCCGGACTTCTCGGCGGTACCCCCCCAGCCTTGCCGCCCGGGGCGCCCCCGTCGTCGTCGCCGATGCCGAACCGGGCCTGCACCTTTCGATGTACGGCGGCTCCTCCCTGGACCGGAGCCGGGGGCCGGCCGGGGATGATCTGATGGGGGAGTGCGCAGACCGACACTCACCCCGTGGCAGGAGGACCGGGCGATCGCCCTCTTCGGGCTGGTCGGCGGGCTGGTGCTGATCGCGTCCAAGGTCTACGACCACTCCTCGGCCGTGCCGCGCTGGCTGGTGCTGCCGCCGCTGCTGGTCACGGCCGCGCTGGAGCTGTTCCGGCGCACCCGCCCGATCCTGACGGTGACGCTCGGCGGGGCGGTCTTCGCGGCGAGCATCTTCAGCGGTGCGCTGATCGCGACCACCATCATGTACACCGACCTGCTCTACGCGGCGGTGGTCTACGGGCGCCCGCGGATGTCCCGCGTCCTGCACCTGTCCGGCGCCGCCTCGGTGCTCGTCCTGAGCAGCCTGTCCTTCCTGTACAGCGACGCCCCGACGGCGCTGGCCGTCGTGGTGCTCACCTCGCTGATCTTCCTCGGACCGGTGTGGACCGGGGACCTGGTGCGCAGGCACCGCGAGGAGGCGGAGAGCCAGCGGCTGCGCGCCGAGCAGACCGCGCTGCTCTCCGAGATGGACCGGCGCGAGGCGGTGGTCGCCGAACGGGCGCGGATGGCGAGGGAGTTGCACGACGTGGTGGCCAACCACCTGTCGGCCATCGCGATCCACGCCACCGGCGCCCAGTCGGTGGCCCGGCGCCAGCACCGGACGGCGGAGGATCCGCTGGTGGCGGCGCTGGGGGTGATCCGGGAGAACAGCGTGCAGGGATTGGCCGAAATGCGCCGCATGATCGGGCTGCTGCGCGACAACGGCGGCGGCGAGGCCGACGCGTCGTACGCCGCGCCCGACCTGGGTGCGGTGGACGCGCTGCTGGCCAAGGCCGGGGACGCCGGGCGGGCCGTGGGGCTGGAGTTCGAGCTCGCGGAGCACGGCGAGCGCGGGGAGCCGGCGGTGCCGGTCGGGCTGGCGGCGTACCGGATCGTGCAGGAGTCGCTCACCAACGCGCTCAAGCACGCCGGCCCGGGCCGGGTGCACGTCCTGCTGGAGTACCTTTCGCAGGAGCTGCGGATCACCGTGGACAGCCCGTACCGCACCGACGTGGGCCGGGAGCTGCCCGGCGCCCGGGCGGGGATGGTGGGCATGCGGGAACGGGCCGGGCTGCTCGGTGGCAGCTTCGAGGCCGGTCCGGTCGGGGACCGCTGGACAGTACGGGCGGTGCTGCCGCGGGAGCCGGTGGCGGTGGAAGGGGAGCGGCGGGCATGACGATTCGGGTGCTGGTGGCCGAGGACCAGGCGGCCGTCCGGGCGGCGCTGGTGATGATCCTGCGGGCGGAGCCGGACCTGGAGGTGGTCGGGGAGGCCGCGGACGGCGAGGAGGCGGTGCGGCTGGCCCTGGAACTGCGGCCCGACGTCGTCCTGATGGACGTGCAGATGCCCCGGCTGGACGGCGTCTCGGCGACCGGCCGGGTGGTGGCCGCGGGGGCCGCCCAGGTGCTGGTGCTGACCACCTTCGACCTGGACGAGTACGTCTACGGCGCGCTGCGGGCCGGCGCGGCCGGCTTCCTGCTGAAGGACCTGGAGGCGGACACCCTGGTCGAGGGCATCCGCACGGTGGCGCGCGGGGACGGCATGTTGGCGCCCTCGGTGACCAGGCGGCTGATCGGCACCTTCGCCCGCCCCGGCCGCGCGGTCGGACCCGAGACGCGGGAGTCGGTGTCGGGGCTCACCCCGCGCGAGCGGGAGGTGCTGGCCTGCATCGGCGCGGGGATGTCGAACGGCGAGATCGCCGAGCGGCTGGAGATGGCCGAGGCGACCACCAAGACGCACGTCAGCCGGATCCTCGCCAAGCTGCGGATGCGCAGCCGGGTGCAGGCGGCGATCCTCGCGCAGGACCTCGGTCTGACGATCTGAACGACGGCCTTCCGGTATCGGGCCAGGTCAGTCGCAGATCACACTCCCGGATGACACCACGGCGGGCGGAAGGGCATTAGAGTCCGGCGCATGAGCGGCGCGGCTCATGAGCGGGTGACCCCTGCGCTGAGCCGCCTTCAGGGCCCGCCCGCAGGGCGGCGACGGCATCCGGGAGACCCAGCCATGAGCAACGCGTCCAGCAAGCAGATCGCCGTGATCGGTGCCGGCCTGATGGGTGCCGGTATCGCCCAGGTCTCCGCCCAGGCCGGACACCCGGTGGTGCTGCGGGACGTCACCGAGGCCGCGCTGCAGCGCGGTGTGGCCGGTATCCGGGCCTCGTACGAGAAGTTCGTCGCCAAGGGCCGGCTGACCGCCGAGGACGCCGAGGCGGCGCTCGGCCGGATCACCACCACGACGGACCTGGGCGCGGTGGCCGAGGCCGACATCGTGGTCGAGGCGGTCTTCGAGCAGTTGGACGTCAAGGAAGCCGTCTTCAAGGAGCTCGACAAGCTCGCCAAGGACGGCGCGGTCCTGGCCTCCAACACCTCGGCCATCCCGATCACCCGGATCGCCGCCGCCACCGGGCGCCCCGAGTCGGTCGTCGGCGTGCACTTCTTCTCGCCGGTGCCGCTGATGCGCCTGGTGGAGCTGGTGCGCGGCTACAAGACCAGCGACGGGACGCTCGCCACCGCGCGCGCCTTCGCCGAGGGGGTCGGCAAGGAGGTCGTGGTGGTCAACCGCGACGTGGCCGGCTTCGTCACCACCCGCCTGATCATGGCGCTGGTGGTCGAGGCCGCCAAGCTGTACGAGTCGGGCGTCGCCAGCGCCGAGGACATCGACACCGCCTGCCGGCTCGGTTTCGGACACGCCATGGGCCCGCTGGAGACCGCCGACCTGACCGGCGTCGACATCCTGCTGCACGCCGCCCGGAACATCTACGCCGAGACCAAGGACGAGAAGTTCGCCGCGCCGGAGATCATGGCCCGCATGGTCACCGCCGGTGACCTGGGCCGCAAGAGCGGGCAGGGCTTCTACCCGTACCCGGCCAAGTGACCCGCCGGGGCCGCTGACCGACCGGGCCGTGCGGTCGCAGCACCGTACGGCCCACCTCGCCGGGGGCGGGTGAGTTTCCTCACGCCGGGTGCCGCAGACGGGTGATTTGGGCGGTAATCGAGCGTAGGTGTGGAGACTTCCTGCGTATATTCCCTCGGACGAGTGAAGTTGCTTCAGATCTGGCCGGAACCAGCAACCTGCGGACCTGGTTCACCGTCAGATGAGGGGGACCCGGCCCACGCCGACGATGCTGCGGCCGGCCCGGGCGCGGGGCTCCACGCCCGCCCGGTGGACACCCGATCCGGGCCCGCGCGGCCGGGGCGGAACGACCCGTACCAGTGACCGCCAGGCGGAGGAGGAGACCATGCGCATCACGGGCGACCAGACGGCGCTGGCCATCGAGGGCCGCCTCGACGTGCGCACCGCCGCCGACGCGCGGGTCCGGCTGCACCAGGCCGTCGACGGCGGTCGGGGCGACCTCGTACTGGACCTCACCCGGCTGGAGTTCTGGGACGCCACCGGCCTCGGTGTGATCATGGGGACCCACCGCCGGGCCGGCCGGATCGGCCGCCGGCTGGTGCTGCGCTCCGTCCCGGCGCAGCTCCAGCGCCTGCTGGTGGCCACCCGGCTGCACCGCATCCTCGCCGTCGAGGGTGTCGTCCCCGAGCCCTACGGTGCCACGCTGCCCGCCCTCGGCCCGGTGCTCTAGGGCTCCCGCGCGCCCTCCGGGGAGGGACCGCCCTGCGCGGTCCGGACCGGATGTGCAAGAGTCTGCCGTCAGAAGACGGCCGCCGGGGACAGGACCGGCTCCTTCCCGCCCCGGCGGGGTGGGGGTCCCCCCGGCCGGAGGCAGGGGCGCGCCCCCGGTCCGGAACGGCCGTACCGAGTCGTCGGCCGACCAGGGGCGGAGCAGATCGTGGGACAGCCATCCGGTGAGTTCCGGCAGGAAGCCGTCCGCACCCGGGGCGGTGAGCTGGTCTCCGGGGCCCTGCTGGTGACCGTCGGCACCCCGGAGGGGTCCGAGGTCCGGCCCTGCCCCGAGGAGTGGCGGCCCCGCCCGCGCCGGATCGGGCGCACCGAACCCGCCCGCGGACCGGTCGGCGGCCCCGGCCGCGCGGTCGGACCGCTCGCCCTCGGTGCCGGCCCGGCCGACCTGCCGCTGCTCGACCGCGAGGCCGACATCGCCCACCTGCTCGGCCTGCTCGCCGAAGGGCGTTCGATACGCCTGGTCGGCCAGGCCGGCTCGGGTCGCAGCGCCCTGCTCTCGGCGGTCGCCGAGGCGGCGGGCGACCTCGCGCCCGGCGGCGTCGTCCAGCTCTGCGGTCATCGCCGCACCGGCGACGACCTGCTCCAGGACCTCTTCGCCGCCACCCACCAGGCCCCCGGCTTCCGGCCCGACCCGGGGCAGCTCGCCGAGCACCTCGCGCAGGTCGGCGCGGTCGTGGTCGTCGACGAGGTCGAACCGGCCGGCGCGGAGCTGGAGCGGGTGCTCGCCGCCGCCCCCGACTGCGCCTTCCTGATATCCGTCGCGCCCGACAGCCCGCCGCTGTCCGCCGACTCCCGGCTGCGGGACCACCTGGTGGCCGGGCTCTCCCGGTCCGCCTGTCTCGCGCTCGCCGCCCGGCTGGCCGGCCGGCCCCTGGACGCGGCCGAGAAGGCCTGGGCGGTCGACCTCTGGTTCGAGTCCGAGGGGCTGCCGCTGCGCTTCGTCCAGGCCGCCGCGCTGCTGCGTCAGCGGGACGTCGCCGTGGACGCGCTGGTCGCCGCGGAGGAGGACCGGCTGGACGTCTTCGGCGCGGTCGAGGAGCCCGACCGGCACCCCGACCCGGCGGTCCGTGAGAGCGAGCTGCGCGGGGCCGTCCCGCTGCCGTCGGTGGCCGAGAGCGCCTCGCCCGCAGTCCGGCTCGCCGAGGGCCTCAGCGAGCCGGCCCAGGCCGTGCTGAGGCTCGCGGTGGCGCTCGGCGGTGAGTGCCCGACCGCGCCGCACCTGCCCGCGCTGATCGACGTCGGCCAGGGCGAGAGCGCGCTGCACGAACTCGCCGACGCCGGGCTGGCGGTGTCCATCGGCGGCCACCACCGGCTCACCGCGGGCGCGCTGGACCTGCTCGCCCCGCACTGGCCGGCCCGCCGCAGCGTCGACGGCGCCGCCCAGCACTTCGCCTGGTGGCTCGGGCACAGCTCGGTCTCCACGGAGCAGATCGCCGCCGAGGCGGAGGTGGTGATCGGGGTGCTGCTGGCCGACCGGGCCGCCGGCCGGCACGCGGCCGTCCTGCGGCTGGCCCGGGCGGCCGGCCCCGCGCTGGCCCTGGCGCTGCGCTGGGGCGCCTGGGAGCGCGCCCTGCTGCTCGGCCTGGAGGCCGCCCGCAACACCGGCTCCCGGGCCGACGAGGCCTGGTTCCACCACGAGTTGGGCGTCTACGCGATCTGCGTCCGGGAGCCCGGGCGGGCCGTCGCCGAACTGGAGTCCGCCCTCACCCTGCGGGCCGCGCTCGGCGAGCCGCGCGGGGCCGCCGGCGCCCGCCGGATGCTCGATCTGCTGCGCGCCGACGGCCGGCAGCTGCCCGCCGCGGCGACGACCGCCCCGGCGCCCGTCCGACGTCCCGTCATCCGGGCCATCGCGCAGGTGCCGTGGCGGTTCAAGACCACCCCCGGCACGGCCGGCGGCACCCGGCGCACGGTGATCGCCGCCTCGGCGGCCGTCCTCGCGCTCGGCGTGCTGGGGACGGCGGTCGGGCTGAGCGTCACCGGGCCGGACGAGCACCGCGGCAACGACCCGCTCAGC of the Kitasatospora sp. NBC_01246 genome contains:
- a CDS encoding sensor histidine kinase; the protein is MRRPTLTPWQEDRAIALFGLVGGLVLIASKVYDHSSAVPRWLVLPPLLVTAALELFRRTRPILTVTLGGAVFAASIFSGALIATTIMYTDLLYAAVVYGRPRMSRVLHLSGAASVLVLSSLSFLYSDAPTALAVVVLTSLIFLGPVWTGDLVRRHREEAESQRLRAEQTALLSEMDRREAVVAERARMARELHDVVANHLSAIAIHATGAQSVARRQHRTAEDPLVAALGVIRENSVQGLAEMRRMIGLLRDNGGGEADASYAAPDLGAVDALLAKAGDAGRAVGLEFELAEHGERGEPAVPVGLAAYRIVQESLTNALKHAGPGRVHVLLEYLSQELRITVDSPYRTDVGRELPGARAGMVGMRERAGLLGGSFEAGPVGDRWTVRAVLPREPVAVEGERRA
- a CDS encoding response regulator transcription factor produces the protein MTIRVLVAEDQAAVRAALVMILRAEPDLEVVGEAADGEEAVRLALELRPDVVLMDVQMPRLDGVSATGRVVAAGAAQVLVLTTFDLDEYVYGALRAGAAGFLLKDLEADTLVEGIRTVARGDGMLAPSVTRRLIGTFARPGRAVGPETRESVSGLTPREREVLACIGAGMSNGEIAERLEMAEATTKTHVSRILAKLRMRSRVQAAILAQDLGLTI
- a CDS encoding STAS domain-containing protein, encoding MRITGDQTALAIEGRLDVRTAADARVRLHQAVDGGRGDLVLDLTRLEFWDATGLGVIMGTHRRAGRIGRRLVLRSVPAQLQRLLVATRLHRILAVEGVVPEPYGATLPALGPVL
- a CDS encoding 3-hydroxyacyl-CoA dehydrogenase family protein, which codes for MSNASSKQIAVIGAGLMGAGIAQVSAQAGHPVVLRDVTEAALQRGVAGIRASYEKFVAKGRLTAEDAEAALGRITTTTDLGAVAEADIVVEAVFEQLDVKEAVFKELDKLAKDGAVLASNTSAIPITRIAAATGRPESVVGVHFFSPVPLMRLVELVRGYKTSDGTLATARAFAEGVGKEVVVVNRDVAGFVTTRLIMALVVEAAKLYESGVASAEDIDTACRLGFGHAMGPLETADLTGVDILLHAARNIYAETKDEKFAAPEIMARMVTAGDLGRKSGQGFYPYPAK
- a CDS encoding ATP-binding protein, whose translation is MGQPSGEFRQEAVRTRGGELVSGALLVTVGTPEGSEVRPCPEEWRPRPRRIGRTEPARGPVGGPGRAVGPLALGAGPADLPLLDREADIAHLLGLLAEGRSIRLVGQAGSGRSALLSAVAEAAGDLAPGGVVQLCGHRRTGDDLLQDLFAATHQAPGFRPDPGQLAEHLAQVGAVVVVDEVEPAGAELERVLAAAPDCAFLISVAPDSPPLSADSRLRDHLVAGLSRSACLALAARLAGRPLDAAEKAWAVDLWFESEGLPLRFVQAAALLRQRDVAVDALVAAEEDRLDVFGAVEEPDRHPDPAVRESELRGAVPLPSVAESASPAVRLAEGLSEPAQAVLRLAVALGGECPTAPHLPALIDVGQGESALHELADAGLAVSIGGHHRLTAGALDLLAPHWPARRSVDGAAQHFAWWLGHSSVSTEQIAAEAEVVIGVLLADRAAGRHAAVLRLARAAGPALALALRWGAWERALLLGLEAARNTGSRADEAWFHHELGVYAICVREPGRAVAELESALTLRAALGEPRGAAGARRMLDLLRADGRQLPAAATTAPAPVRRPVIRAIAQVPWRFKTTPGTAGGTRRTVIAASAAVLALGVLGTAVGLSVTGPDEHRGNDPLSSTDDGTGLPAGRPAPRPSLSPEPTLSDDASGSQGPQTPPAQDPAGPESSAGGGTSHSPSASGSASKKPSKSPTATGSQSPSPGQSQPPVVPSVPPPVQPTVPPSVPTSSGPGTTPPTTAPSTPGSPTTAPSTPGTPSPTATGTVTPG